One Thunnus thynnus chromosome 18, fThuThy2.1, whole genome shotgun sequence genomic region harbors:
- the mrps10 gene encoding small ribosomal subunit protein uS10m, translating into MFSFSASKNMASPVVFGREALCLARILTGISHLGPRALGACPGHKKCNIIRSRLLLTPSTSFHTATVFSSTPSPITVTEEPDTLFQKVSVLVKGHDRAVLDSYEFFATLAAKELDINIGKVFEPAKEMERLTLLKSVHIFKNHRVQYEMRTHYRCIELSHITGSTAKVYLEYIQRNLPEGVAMEVTKTAMEKIPDHISEPMSDNLTDDKPSQ; encoded by the exons atgttttcctttAGTGCCTCTAAAAACATGGCGTCTCCCGTGGTGTTTGGACGTGAAGCGCTCTGTCTGGCAAGGATACTGACAGGAATATCACATTTG GGACCGAGAGCTTTGGGCGCCTGTCCAGGTCAcaagaaatgtaatataatccG gTCTCGTCTCCTGTTGACACCAAGTACCTCCTTCCACACAGCAACAGTGTTTTCATCAACACCTTCACCA ATCACTGTCACAGAAGAGCCTGACACGCTGTTTCAGAAGGTGTCAGTGCTGGTCAAAGGTCATGACAGGGCCGTCTTGGACAGCTATGAGTTCTTTGCCACCTTGGCAGCTAAGGAGCTGGACATCAACATCGGCAAAGT CTTTGAACCTGCCAAGGAGATGGAGAGGTTGACGCTCTTAAAGTCAGTCCACATCTTCAAGAACCACAGGGTCCAGTATGAAATGAGGACACACTACCGGTGCATTGAG CTGTCTCATATAACAGGCTCCACAGCGAAGGTGTACCTTGAATACATCCAGAGGAACCTCCCTGAAGGTGTAGCCATGGAGGTGACAAAG ACTGCCATGGAGAAGATCCCAGATCACATTAGTGAACCCATGAGTGACAACCTCACCGACGACAAGCCCAGCCAGTGA